The following proteins are co-located in the Paraburkholderia phytofirmans PsJN genome:
- a CDS encoding dienelactone hydrolase family protein, which yields MSTTSRWIDIPAGNDSFGGYLALPKGGKGPAVIIIQEIFGVNSHIRSVADQYAQDGYVALAPDVFWRVQPRVELTYDGADREKGIELMQKLKVDEAVSDIGAAAAALRAMPEVTGKVAAIGFCFGGRLAYLAAAQGTLDGAVAYYGGGIQNQLDEAAKIKVPMQFHYGELDAHIPVSAVGEIQERFAGRADAEFHIYPNADHGFNCSDRASYNQRAAALAHGRTLTFLGERL from the coding sequence ATGAGCACCACTTCCCGCTGGATCGACATTCCCGCCGGCAACGACAGTTTCGGCGGCTATCTGGCGTTGCCCAAAGGCGGCAAGGGACCGGCCGTCATCATCATTCAGGAGATCTTCGGCGTGAACAGTCATATCCGTTCGGTCGCGGATCAGTACGCGCAAGACGGCTACGTGGCGCTCGCACCGGACGTGTTCTGGCGCGTGCAGCCGCGCGTGGAATTGACATACGACGGCGCCGATCGTGAGAAAGGCATCGAACTAATGCAGAAACTGAAGGTCGACGAAGCCGTGTCCGATATCGGCGCAGCGGCTGCGGCGCTACGCGCGATGCCGGAAGTGACCGGCAAGGTCGCGGCGATCGGCTTCTGCTTCGGCGGGCGGCTCGCGTATCTGGCCGCGGCGCAAGGCACGCTCGACGGCGCGGTTGCCTACTACGGCGGCGGCATCCAGAACCAGCTCGACGAAGCCGCGAAGATCAAGGTGCCGATGCAATTCCACTACGGCGAACTCGACGCGCATATCCCGGTGTCGGCTGTCGGTGAGATTCAGGAACGCTTCGCCGGCCGCGCCGACGCCGAATTTCACATCTATCCGAACGCCGATCACGGCTTCAACTGTTCGGATCGCGCGTCGTATAACCAGCGCGCCGCCGCATTGGCGCATGGCCGCACGCTGACGTTCCTCGGCGAACGGCTGTAA
- a CDS encoding amidase, with translation MHSDYLAHDATGLAELVRKREASARELLDIAISRTEAVNPAINAIVLKDYDAARQRASRDDASRANGASHADGVSVQTALAGVPYLIKDLGAPVAGLRMAMGSRHYRHFIPTEDAPVVALAKAAGLNIFAKTSTSELGQMPYTEPELFGACRNPWNLDHTPGGSSGGAAAAVAAGIVPLAHASDGGGSIRIPASCCGLFGLKPSRGRVPRATAAVAAGELGVDHAVSRSVRDSALLLDLLGGNVDRPLGAPGTFLSASREPCKSLNIAYVTEPMLAPSLSADARAALDDAAQLAISLGHNIEPVSLGIDFAAVRHAFLTLWSVTAEDLVLNAERITGRKPLRAEFEISTWTMAHVGRKLGERGLPAALEEQRRITERLTDLLNRYDVILCATLAAPPIKIGEMQPTSAERMQMRAVTTMPLEALLKKVLAEASNKAFTWAGCTELFNLSGQPAMSVPLYWNARGLPIGVQFAARVGGETTLLRLAAQLETARPWFDKRPPLMQARN, from the coding sequence GTGCATTCAGACTATCTCGCCCATGACGCCACCGGCCTCGCCGAACTGGTACGCAAGCGCGAAGCGAGCGCGCGCGAGTTGCTCGACATCGCGATTTCACGCACGGAAGCGGTCAATCCTGCGATCAATGCGATTGTCCTGAAGGACTACGATGCAGCCCGTCAACGCGCTTCACGCGACGACGCGAGCCGTGCAAACGGAGCAAGCCATGCCGACGGCGTCAGCGTGCAAACAGCGCTGGCCGGCGTGCCGTATCTGATCAAGGATCTCGGCGCGCCGGTCGCCGGGCTGCGCATGGCCATGGGCAGCCGCCACTACCGCCATTTCATTCCCACCGAAGACGCGCCCGTGGTTGCGCTCGCGAAAGCGGCCGGCCTCAACATCTTCGCCAAGACCAGCACGTCCGAACTCGGTCAGATGCCTTATACGGAGCCCGAACTGTTCGGTGCGTGCCGCAATCCGTGGAATCTCGACCATACGCCTGGCGGTTCGAGCGGCGGCGCGGCGGCGGCGGTCGCTGCCGGTATTGTGCCGCTCGCGCATGCGTCGGATGGCGGCGGCTCGATTCGCATTCCCGCGTCATGCTGCGGACTCTTCGGCCTCAAACCGTCACGCGGACGCGTGCCGCGCGCGACAGCGGCGGTGGCAGCCGGTGAACTCGGCGTCGATCATGCGGTGTCGCGCAGCGTACGCGATAGTGCGTTGCTGCTCGATCTGCTTGGCGGCAATGTCGACCGGCCGCTCGGCGCGCCGGGCACGTTTCTGAGCGCGAGCCGTGAGCCGTGCAAGTCGCTGAATATCGCGTACGTCACCGAGCCGATGCTGGCGCCGTCGCTCTCCGCCGACGCGCGCGCCGCGCTCGACGACGCCGCGCAACTCGCCATCTCGCTCGGCCATAACATCGAACCGGTGTCGCTCGGCATCGACTTCGCGGCGGTTCGTCATGCGTTCCTCACGCTCTGGTCCGTCACGGCAGAAGACCTGGTGTTGAACGCCGAGCGCATCACCGGCCGCAAACCGCTGCGCGCCGAGTTCGAAATTTCGACGTGGACGATGGCGCATGTGGGCCGCAAACTCGGCGAACGCGGCCTGCCCGCCGCGCTCGAAGAACAGCGTCGCATCACCGAACGGCTCACCGATCTGCTGAATCGCTACGACGTGATTTTGTGCGCCACGCTCGCCGCGCCGCCGATCAAGATCGGCGAGATGCAGCCCACTTCGGCGGAACGGATGCAGATGCGCGCCGTGACCACCATGCCGCTCGAAGCACTGCTGAAGAAGGTGCTGGCGGAAGCGTCGAACAAGGCGTTCACGTGGGCAGGTTGCACGGAATTGTTCAATCTGAGTGGCCAGCCTGCCATGTCGGTGCCGCTTTACTGGAATGCGCGCGGGCTGCCTATCGGCGTGCAATTCGCGGCGCGCGTCGGCGGAGAAACGACGCTTCTGCGTCTGGCCGCGCAACTCGAAACGGCACGGCCGTGGTTCGACAAACGGCCGCCGTTGATGCAGGCACGCAATTAG
- a CDS encoding endonuclease/exonuclease/phosphatase family protein, producing the protein MRNPEELIRESVAPKDFVAVSWNLHKGRTPLGFQAWQAMQRWVQSTHADAYFLQEAMARRMPSPVLASSFGSPLADPLSDVWHCQATEIARALELEIALGPNVFKPSWRHGNAILSPHPLDLGGRWDISAHRFEKRGLLVARATFGGHSVTLLCAHLALTRSARLRQMNWIAHWIAKEAPEGPLVLAGDFNDWRNDSVPLFGEHGLQEVATLLGESGRTFPAFSPALALDKMFVRGMKPIEWIQPTQETAWLSDHLPYMARLRVE; encoded by the coding sequence ATGCGAAACCCCGAAGAATTGATCCGCGAGAGCGTAGCGCCCAAAGATTTCGTTGCAGTGAGCTGGAACCTGCATAAAGGCCGCACACCGCTCGGCTTTCAGGCCTGGCAGGCCATGCAGCGCTGGGTGCAATCGACCCACGCGGACGCCTATTTTTTACAGGAAGCGATGGCGCGGCGCATGCCGTCGCCGGTATTGGCGAGCAGTTTCGGCTCGCCGCTCGCCGATCCGTTGAGCGATGTCTGGCATTGCCAGGCCACTGAAATCGCGCGCGCGCTCGAACTCGAAATTGCGCTCGGCCCGAACGTCTTCAAACCGTCGTGGCGGCATGGCAATGCGATCCTGTCGCCGCATCCACTCGATCTTGGCGGACGCTGGGACATCTCCGCGCATCGCTTCGAAAAGCGTGGTTTGCTGGTGGCGCGCGCGACTTTCGGTGGTCACTCGGTCACGCTGCTGTGCGCGCATCTTGCGCTGACGCGTTCGGCCCGCTTGCGTCAGATGAACTGGATCGCGCACTGGATCGCAAAGGAAGCGCCTGAGGGTCCGCTAGTGCTCGCCGGCGACTTCAACGATTGGCGCAACGATTCGGTGCCGCTGTTCGGCGAACATGGTTTGCAGGAAGTGGCCACGCTGCTCGGCGAGTCGGGCCGCACCTTTCCGGCTTTCTCGCCTGCGCTCGCCCTCGACAAAATGTTCGTGCGCGGCATGAAGCCGATCGAATGGATCCAGCCTACGCAGGAGACTGCCTGGCTCTCGGATCACTTGCCGTATATGGCGCGCTTGCGGGTCGAATAG
- a CDS encoding AAA family ATPase, with the protein MTTAMVKQEIAVASFSRVYDLDQVETALNDLGEGANEALRATYEKMLKTGNMRFCVKPNRMPSIDDLIDALPNFSAPLGDIRKQVALCLETEDRLELMPILLLGDPGIGKTHFAKQLARLLGTAYQYVAMSSLTAGWILSGASSQWKNAKPGKVFDALVNGSYANPVIAVDEIDKATGDSQYDPLGALYALLEHDTAQSFIDEFAEIPINAGHVIWIATANDERSIPEPILNRMNVYEIPPPDRDGARRIAQAIYDEIRSAHNWGLRFPEVLGDDALDALMRASPREMRRAILNGFGAARIDGRNHVEAGDIRLDHGNRRKPIGF; encoded by the coding sequence ATGACAACAGCAATGGTCAAACAAGAAATCGCCGTGGCGTCTTTCAGCAGGGTGTACGACCTCGATCAGGTCGAGACCGCGCTGAACGATCTCGGTGAAGGCGCGAACGAGGCACTGCGCGCAACCTACGAAAAGATGCTGAAGACCGGCAATATGCGCTTTTGCGTGAAGCCGAACCGCATGCCGTCGATCGACGATCTGATCGATGCGCTGCCCAACTTTTCCGCGCCGCTCGGCGACATTCGCAAGCAGGTCGCGTTGTGCCTCGAAACCGAAGACCGGCTCGAACTGATGCCGATCCTCCTGCTCGGCGACCCCGGCATCGGCAAGACCCACTTTGCGAAGCAGTTGGCGCGCCTGCTCGGCACCGCGTATCAATACGTGGCGATGAGTTCGCTGACGGCAGGCTGGATTCTCTCGGGCGCCTCCTCGCAATGGAAGAACGCGAAGCCGGGCAAGGTGTTCGATGCGCTCGTGAACGGCAGCTACGCGAACCCGGTGATCGCCGTCGACGAAATCGACAAGGCCACCGGAGATTCGCAATACGATCCGCTCGGCGCGTTGTATGCGCTGCTGGAGCACGACACGGCGCAGAGCTTCATCGACGAGTTCGCCGAGATCCCGATCAACGCCGGGCATGTGATCTGGATCGCGACGGCGAACGACGAACGCTCGATTCCCGAGCCGATCCTGAACCGGATGAACGTGTATGAGATCCCGCCGCCGGATCGCGACGGCGCCCGCCGTATCGCTCAGGCGATTTACGACGAGATCCGCAGCGCGCATAACTGGGGCCTGCGCTTTCCCGAGGTGCTGGGCGACGACGCGCTGGACGCGCTGATGCGAGCGTCGCCGCGCGAGATGCGCCGCGCGATTCTCAACGGCTTCGGCGCAGCCCGGATCGACGGACGGAATCATGTGGAAGCGGGCGACATTCGTCTCGACCACGGGAACCGGCGAAAACCGATCGGTTTTTGA
- a CDS encoding high-potential iron-sulfur protein — translation MKSSRRTFLITSIGVASTFALSRQAFADAPKVSESDPTAQALGYKEDAAKVDKAKFAKYAAGQDCGNCSFYQGKPTDAFAGCPMFAGKQVASKGWCSAYNKKA, via the coding sequence ATGAAATCTTCCCGTCGTACGTTTTTGATCACCAGCATTGGTGTGGCATCCACCTTCGCGCTGTCGCGCCAGGCATTTGCGGACGCACCGAAAGTCTCCGAAAGCGATCCGACCGCGCAAGCACTCGGCTACAAAGAAGACGCCGCAAAAGTCGACAAGGCGAAATTCGCCAAATACGCAGCAGGCCAGGACTGCGGCAACTGTAGCTTCTACCAAGGCAAGCCGACCGACGCCTTCGCCGGCTGCCCGATGTTCGCCGGCAAGCAGGTCGCGAGCAAGGGTTGGTGCAGCGCATATAACAAGAAAGCCTGA
- a CDS encoding aldose 1-epimerase, translating into MRDVSLNSIRPSATGLLWLDDPAVVATVVTLSAGALRVVIAPEVGGALAAFYETTPVGPLHWLRPASAVAFAERDPLRMASFPLLPYCNRIRDARFEFDGRTIDLAGNDTRFAHALHGNAWRHPWQVCARTESSVELQFEHEPDARIPGDWPFRYRARQRIELSDGALRITLFARNLHDRPMPFGMGHHPYYPRTAQIRVYAEVEAMWHADADVLPTHLGPHPAVNALRAGMSPDAFDLDNNFANWSREATIAWPDEHRRLTMTADAPFDHMVIFAPANDLQLCVEPVTNTTDCFNAVGTREHVGGCVLQPGEEIAATVKWTPHKD; encoded by the coding sequence ATGCGCGACGTTTCCTTGAATTCGATCCGGCCGTCTGCGACCGGACTCTTGTGGCTCGACGATCCCGCAGTCGTGGCCACGGTCGTCACGCTTTCGGCCGGCGCGCTGCGTGTCGTGATCGCGCCCGAAGTCGGCGGCGCGCTGGCGGCCTTCTACGAAACGACGCCCGTCGGCCCGTTGCACTGGTTGCGGCCGGCCTCGGCTGTGGCGTTCGCTGAACGCGATCCGCTGCGCATGGCGAGCTTTCCGCTTTTGCCCTACTGCAACAGGATTCGCGACGCGCGTTTCGAATTCGACGGCCGCACGATCGATCTCGCCGGCAACGACACGCGTTTCGCCCACGCGTTGCACGGGAATGCGTGGCGGCATCCTTGGCAAGTGTGCGCGCGTACTGAAAGCTCGGTTGAACTGCAGTTCGAACACGAACCGGATGCGCGCATACCCGGCGACTGGCCGTTTCGCTATCGCGCGCGGCAGCGTATCGAGTTGAGCGACGGCGCCTTGCGCATCACGCTGTTCGCGCGAAACCTTCACGATCGGCCGATGCCGTTCGGCATGGGGCATCACCCGTACTATCCGCGCACGGCGCAGATTCGCGTGTACGCCGAGGTGGAAGCCATGTGGCACGCGGACGCCGACGTCTTGCCGACGCATCTCGGCCCGCATCCCGCGGTAAATGCGTTGCGCGCAGGCATGTCGCCGGACGCATTCGACCTCGACAACAACTTCGCGAACTGGTCGCGCGAGGCGACCATCGCGTGGCCCGACGAACACCGTCGACTGACGATGACCGCCGACGCTCCGTTCGATCACATGGTGATATTCGCGCCCGCCAACGACCTGCAACTGTGCGTGGAACCCGTGACGAACACCACGGATTGCTTCAACGCGGTCGGCACGCGTGAGCATGTGGGCGGCTGCGTGTTGCAGCCGGGCGAGGAGATCGCCGCGACGGTGAAATGGACGCCGCACAAGGACTAA
- a CDS encoding ABC transporter substrate-binding protein, with amino-acid sequence MASLNTQSRRHVRKQQIRPLAGSLLALAIGFGVATAHADDALPKLASKTPLKVGFAQTESNNPWRLAETKSFKDIAAKCGWQLVMTDANSSNSKQVSDIQNMIAQHVDLLVFPPREEKPLAPVVLQAKKAGIPVILVDRDVDQSVAKAGRDYITFIGSDFIDQGHRAADWLVKATGGKAKIIELEGTTGASAANDRKKGFDEIIAKNPGMTIIASQSGDFARDKGRQVMETLLQAHPDVTAVYAHNDEMALGAIAAIKAAGKQPGKDIQIVTIDGTKGGMDAIAAGELGASVQSSPFFGPLACDVAQRYAKGEKIPTWVKVSDKFYDKSNVQQNMQYGY; translated from the coding sequence ATGGCGTCGCTCAACACGCAGTCGCGCAGGCATGTGCGCAAGCAGCAGATTCGTCCGCTGGCGGGTTCGCTGCTGGCTCTGGCAATCGGTTTTGGCGTCGCCACCGCGCACGCCGACGACGCGCTGCCGAAGTTGGCCAGCAAGACTCCGCTGAAGGTCGGCTTCGCGCAGACCGAAAGCAACAATCCGTGGCGTCTGGCGGAAACCAAGAGCTTCAAGGACATCGCCGCGAAGTGCGGCTGGCAGTTGGTCATGACCGACGCCAACAGTTCGAACTCCAAGCAGGTGTCGGACATCCAGAACATGATCGCGCAGCACGTCGATCTGCTGGTATTCCCGCCGCGCGAAGAAAAACCGCTTGCGCCGGTCGTGCTGCAAGCCAAAAAGGCCGGCATTCCGGTGATCCTGGTCGACCGCGATGTCGATCAATCGGTCGCCAAGGCGGGCCGCGACTACATCACCTTCATCGGCTCGGACTTCATCGATCAGGGGCATCGCGCCGCTGACTGGCTCGTCAAGGCGACGGGCGGCAAGGCGAAGATCATCGAACTCGAAGGCACCACTGGCGCGTCAGCCGCGAACGATCGCAAGAAGGGCTTCGACGAGATCATCGCGAAGAACCCGGGCATGACGATCATCGCGTCGCAAAGCGGCGACTTCGCGCGCGACAAGGGCCGCCAGGTCATGGAAACGCTGCTGCAGGCGCATCCGGACGTGACCGCCGTCTACGCGCACAACGACGAAATGGCGCTCGGCGCGATTGCCGCGATCAAGGCCGCCGGCAAGCAGCCGGGCAAGGACATCCAGATTGTCACCATCGATGGCACCAAGGGCGGCATGGACGCGATCGCGGCCGGCGAACTCGGCGCGAGCGTGCAGTCGAGCCCGTTCTTCGGCCCGCTCGCGTGCGACGTTGCACAGCGTTACGCGAAGGGCGAAAAGATCCCGACGTGGGTCAAGGTGTCCGACAAGTTCTATGACAAGAGCAACGTGCAGCAGAACATGCAGTACGGCTATTGA
- a CDS encoding LacI family DNA-binding transcriptional regulator: MTDIAKLTGVSQSTVSLVLNNATGAKFSETTRNKVLKAAHDLGYRLSLREPVSASADERNLIVYLADEISTSPHPVVNIDGARDAAYASGKMLAVYSTHGNADIEKQVLDTTLSNPHVFGVIYATVYTRKVTPPAALSQVPTVLLNCYTGEGGFSSVVPAEVAGGHLATDYLLQSGHRRIGYINGEPWQDASKDRLKGYRTALATADLPFAQEMVRDGDWSSGLGFELTLSLMRESNPPTAIFCANDLTAIGAIEALKQLGLRVPEDVSVLGYDDQEIARHTHPPLSTVVLPNYELGRWAVETLLQEEHNRAAGAPVRHRMVKLDGPLVERGSVRVITEAKKPIINIISD; encoded by the coding sequence ATGACCGACATCGCCAAGCTCACCGGCGTGTCGCAATCGACTGTCTCGCTGGTGCTGAACAACGCGACCGGCGCGAAGTTCTCGGAGACCACCCGCAACAAAGTACTGAAGGCCGCGCACGATCTCGGCTACCGGCTCTCGTTGCGCGAGCCGGTGTCGGCCTCGGCGGATGAACGCAATCTGATCGTCTATCTCGCCGACGAAATTTCCACGAGTCCGCATCCGGTCGTGAACATCGACGGAGCGCGCGACGCCGCTTATGCCAGCGGCAAGATGCTGGCGGTCTATTCGACGCACGGCAACGCCGACATCGAGAAGCAGGTGCTGGACACCACACTGTCGAATCCGCACGTGTTCGGCGTGATCTACGCGACCGTCTACACGCGCAAGGTGACGCCTCCGGCGGCGCTGTCGCAGGTGCCTACCGTGCTGCTGAACTGCTATACGGGCGAAGGCGGTTTTTCGTCGGTGGTGCCGGCCGAGGTGGCCGGCGGCCATCTGGCGACCGACTATCTGCTGCAGTCCGGTCATCGGCGCATTGGCTATATCAACGGCGAACCCTGGCAGGACGCGTCGAAGGATCGCCTCAAAGGCTACCGCACCGCGCTCGCCACCGCCGACCTGCCCTTCGCCCAGGAGATGGTGCGCGACGGCGACTGGAGTTCGGGCCTCGGCTTCGAACTGACGCTCTCGCTGATGCGCGAATCCAACCCGCCGACCGCGATTTTCTGCGCCAACGACCTCACCGCCATCGGCGCGATCGAAGCGTTGAAGCAACTCGGTCTGCGCGTGCCCGAAGACGTTTCCGTTCTCGGCTACGACGACCAGGAAATCGCTCGCCACACGCATCCGCCGCTCTCGACGGTCGTACTGCCGAACTACGAATTAGGGCGCTGGGCCGTCGAAACTTTGCTGCAGGAAGAACACAACCGCGCCGCCGGTGCGCCGGTGCGGCATCGCATGGTGAAGCTCGACGGTCCGCTCGTCGAACGCGGTTCGGTCAGGGTAATTACCGAGGCAAAAAAGCCAATAATTAATATTATTAGTGATTGA
- a CDS encoding NAD(P)/FAD-dependent oxidoreductase: MDQIECVVIGAGVIGLAVARALAARGRDVIVLEAAEAIGVGTSSRNSEVIHAGIYYPRGSLKAALCVRGREMLYDYCVERNVPHSRCGKLLVATSRNQIPQLESIMAKGRDNGVLDLMRISGDQAQALEPALECVEAVFSPQTGIVDSHQLMLALQGDAERDGAVCAFHAPVKAIEASNGRFIINVGGGAPTTISAACVINSAGLQANALARRIRGLDARHVPPLYLARGNYFSISGRAPFSRLIYPMPNEAGLGVHLTIDLGGQARFGPDVEWVDAINYDVDPRRAESFYAAIRTYWPALPDDALQPAYAGIRPKLSGPGEPAADFVIQGPAAHGVRGLVNLFGIESPGLTASLAIAQRVCELSGRA; the protein is encoded by the coding sequence ATGGACCAAATCGAATGTGTAGTGATCGGCGCCGGCGTGATCGGTCTCGCGGTGGCGCGCGCACTGGCGGCGCGGGGCCGCGACGTCATCGTGCTGGAAGCGGCTGAAGCTATCGGCGTGGGCACCAGCTCGCGCAACAGCGAAGTGATTCACGCGGGCATCTACTATCCGCGCGGTTCGCTCAAAGCCGCGCTTTGCGTGCGCGGCCGCGAGATGCTCTACGACTACTGCGTCGAGCGCAACGTGCCGCATTCACGCTGCGGCAAATTGCTGGTCGCCACTTCGCGCAACCAGATTCCTCAGCTCGAAAGCATCATGGCCAAAGGCCGCGACAACGGTGTGCTCGACCTCATGCGAATCAGCGGCGACCAGGCGCAAGCGCTCGAACCCGCGCTCGAATGTGTCGAAGCAGTGTTCTCGCCGCAGACGGGTATCGTCGATAGTCACCAACTCATGCTGGCGCTGCAGGGTGACGCCGAACGCGACGGCGCGGTGTGTGCGTTTCACGCCCCCGTCAAAGCGATCGAAGCGAGCAATGGTCGCTTCATCATCAACGTGGGCGGCGGCGCACCGACCACGATCAGCGCAGCGTGCGTGATCAACAGCGCCGGTTTGCAGGCGAATGCGTTGGCGCGCAGAATCCGCGGACTCGACGCGCGGCATGTGCCGCCGCTCTATCTCGCGCGCGGCAACTACTTCAGCATCTCGGGGCGCGCACCATTCAGCCGTCTGATTTATCCGATGCCGAACGAGGCCGGCCTCGGCGTGCATCTGACCATCGACCTCGGCGGCCAGGCGCGCTTCGGTCCCGATGTCGAATGGGTCGATGCAATCAATTACGACGTCGATCCGCGTCGCGCGGAATCGTTTTACGCGGCGATTCGCACCTATTGGCCCGCGCTTCCGGACGATGCATTGCAGCCCGCCTATGCGGGGATTCGTCCGAAGCTATCCGGTCCCGGCGAACCCGCTGCCGACTTCGTGATTCAAGGTCCGGCCGCGCATGGCGTGCGTGGACTCGTCAATCTGTTCGGTATCGAGTCGCCGGGACTGACGGCGTCGCTCGCGATCGCGCAGCGAGTGTGCGAGTTGAGCGGACGCGCTTGA
- a CDS encoding MFS transporter has translation MTPASRSLHTRAVVAAVIGNALEWYDFTVFGFLTVVIAQLFFPAGNDYSSLLLATATFGVAFVMRPIGGIVLGLYADRAGRKAALSLVIALMTLGILLLAIAPPYSAIGIGAPLMIVVGRSLQGFSAGGEFGSSTALLIEAAPFSKRGFYGSWQMASQAAALLLGALVGAAITRGLSPEALKSWGWRVPFILGLIIGPIGFYIRLHLADSEAFLLAQKTARRATLGEVFRTHARDVLCGLGSVIALTVTIYVLISYLPTFAVNQLKLPYAQSFYAVIVGNLLLTVLSPVAGAWSDRIGRKGLSLWSLLITLVIIYPLFAWLAAEPSVSKLILVQALLSITLSGYYGPFGALIAELFPANVRSTGLSLAYNIAVMVFGGFGPFVVTWLINITGSPLAPTYYVMGGLALSIVAVACIPGQRHADLDAHRKPA, from the coding sequence ATGACACCAGCGTCAAGGAGCCTTCATACGCGAGCCGTCGTCGCGGCTGTGATCGGCAATGCACTCGAGTGGTACGACTTCACCGTGTTTGGTTTTCTGACGGTGGTGATCGCCCAGTTGTTCTTCCCGGCCGGCAACGACTATTCGTCGTTGCTCCTCGCCACCGCGACCTTCGGCGTCGCATTCGTCATGCGGCCGATCGGCGGCATCGTACTCGGACTCTACGCGGATCGCGCGGGACGCAAAGCGGCGTTGTCGCTCGTCATCGCGCTGATGACGCTCGGCATTCTGTTGCTGGCGATCGCACCGCCGTATTCCGCCATCGGCATCGGCGCGCCATTGATGATCGTAGTCGGACGCTCGCTGCAAGGCTTTTCCGCCGGCGGGGAGTTCGGCAGTTCGACGGCGTTGTTGATTGAAGCAGCGCCGTTTTCGAAACGCGGCTTCTACGGCAGTTGGCAGATGGCAAGCCAGGCGGCGGCGCTGCTGCTTGGCGCACTGGTGGGCGCCGCGATCACGCGCGGACTGTCGCCCGAGGCGTTGAAATCGTGGGGCTGGCGCGTGCCGTTCATTCTGGGTTTGATCATCGGGCCGATCGGCTTTTACATCCGCTTGCATCTCGCGGATTCGGAAGCGTTTCTGCTCGCGCAAAAAACCGCGCGGCGCGCGACGCTCGGCGAAGTGTTCAGAACTCACGCCCGCGACGTGCTCTGCGGACTCGGCTCGGTGATCGCACTCACGGTGACGATTTACGTGCTGATCAGCTATCTGCCGACCTTCGCGGTCAATCAACTCAAGTTGCCCTACGCGCAATCCTTTTACGCGGTGATCGTCGGCAATCTGCTGTTGACGGTGCTGTCGCCAGTGGCCGGCGCATGGTCGGACCGGATCGGGCGCAAGGGGCTGTCGCTGTGGTCGCTGCTGATTACGCTCGTGATCATCTATCCGCTGTTCGCGTGGCTCGCGGCGGAGCCGAGCGTGTCGAAACTGATTCTCGTGCAGGCGCTGCTGTCGATTACGCTGTCCGGCTATTACGGACCGTTCGGCGCGCTGATCGCGGAACTGTTTCCGGCAAACGTGCGTTCGACCGGTTTATCGCTCGCCTACAACATTGCGGTGATGGTGTTCGGCGGCTTCGGGCCGTTTGTCGTGACGTGGCTGATCAACATCACCGGCTCGCCGCTCGCACCGACTTACTACGTGATGGGCGGACTCGCGCTGTCGATCGTCGCGGTGGCATGCATTCCGGGGCAGCGTCACGCGGATCTCGACGCGCATCGCAAACCGGCCTGA